The Bos taurus isolate L1 Dominette 01449 registration number 42190680 breed Hereford chromosome 18, ARS-UCD2.0, whole genome shotgun sequence nucleotide sequence GGTGGGTGGATCTAAGTGGCTCAGCATTGGGCCTGGACCTGGGGCTGAGGTCGTGCCATCCAGACTTGGCTATTGAGGACCAACTCCAATGAGGGGGAGTGACCCAATTGTCAGAGAAAATAGTCTTCCCTAGGCAGACACCCTAGGTGGGTCCAGTACCCTCTGATCTTATTTCTGCCCCCAGCCCACTGTTCTCATGCTTGACTTGCCTTTACTGAGTATATCACACACGTATTTGCTGAGTCAACTCAATACATAGGTTCTCATCTTCCTCTCTGGTTTCTTTGAGTTGGAGTGAGTCCTTCAGAGTCTCCTGTTGGCCATTGTAGAATGCTGGAATCTCAGAATCTTCTAGTTTGATTGGCATTCCGACTTCCTGATGGTAATAGCCAGTGCATTTTGACCCAGCGTACAtgcaaaaaaaatacatttaacgCAAACAAGAGTTTGATGCAacagtaatttattttttctacagtATATACTAgtattttatattctgtttctttatcttttaaagaaacgTGTTGGTTGCATCCTGTCAGAGTTAGTGATGTGACTCCACTGCTGGGTTGTGACCTGAACATTGGAGGCACTGGTCTGTTTCTCCGCATACCTGCTGGGTGGCTTGTCCCCTGTTCGGATGTTTCATGTCCATGTCCAAGCTGCCTCTTTTCCCTTTTCACCCTCATTGCTGAAAGCTATTCCTTAGATGAAATAGCTTCACGAAGCTCCCTTCCAGGCAGTGGGGGCAGAAGGGTGAGTGAGAGGGCAGCTTCTGGAGTCAGCAGGGAGTCACGTCTCCGCTCTGCCCTTCCTTGCCGAGTCGCCCTGGGCAGGTGGCTTTTCAGCCTGCGTTTGTTTCCCACGTGAAGGAGGAggttagctgctgctgcttccgGTTGTCCTCATCTCCATTTGCTGCTCGTCCAGCTTTATATCCTGGCTGCCGGTCCCACGTCCTGATCGAAGGCTCAGTACAGGCTGGAGGGAGAGGCAGCTGTTAATCAGCTCTCTCTTGTACGtgctcatacacacacattcacacacaaaatTGGAAACTCCACCTGAGACACACGTGAAATCGGAAACTCCACTGAAGTTCTGAGGAGAGTGTGTGGTCTGTGAGTGGAGAAGGGCCTCAGCCGGTAGGTCAGGGCAGGCTGAGTGAGGAAGTGAGGTGTGGGTTAAGGTGCGGAGGGTAAGTGGGAGTTTAGAAAGGAAGATGAGACTCCAGGGGAACGTGTGAATGATCCCCAAAACTGGGCAGGAAGGACATGGAGACCATGAAGAGGTTGGAAAATGCCTGGAACCTTTAGAGCCAGGGGCCCTTGCCCTCAAAGACAGGGAGGAGGCCGGCCTCTGACCTTGGCTGGGGCAGTTGGGAGCCACTGTGGGCTTTGAGGGCGGGTCATGGCTTCAGTTAGATCAGGGCCCGGGATGACCGGGGGAGAGGGTCTGTCAGGGGCTGGGGCCTCCCCGGCGGGGGAAGTGAGCTCGGAGCCCGATGAAGGCGCGTCCAGCTGGCGCTGTGCCCTTCTGATCTCCGCACTGCCCGCCGCCGGGAGCGCCAGGGCCTCAGAGACACCGAGGCTCGGGGTCCCCGCCCGCCCTGACCTGACCGGCCTGTGTCTGCCCGTCCTCAGGAGGCGGCCTGGGCGGCACCCGGAGAGGCGGGGCGGACGTCAACATCCGGCACTCGGGCCGGGACGACACCTCCCGCTACGATGAGAGGTGAGGCCGGGCCCGGTGTCCTGGGAGCGGGGCGGTGAGTGGGGGAGCCCTGCCGCAAACCTCTGCCCACCTCATCCAGGCCCGGCCCCTCCCCGCTGCCCCACAGGGACCGGGACCGGGACCGCGAGCGGGAGCGCCGGGAGCGAAGCCGCGAGCGAGACAAAGAGCGGGAACGACGACGCTCCCGCTCTCGGGACCGGCGGCGGCGGTCGCGGAGTCGCGACAAGGAGGAGCGGCGGCGCTCCAGGGAGCGGAGCAAGGACAAGGACCGGGACCGCAAGCGGCGCAGCAGCCGGAGCCGGGAGCGGGCGCGGCGGGAGCGCGAGCGCAAGGAGGAGCTGCGCggcggcggaggcggcggcggcgacaTGGCCGAGCCCTCCGAGGCCGGCGACGCGCCCCCGGATGACGGGCCCCCCGGGGAGCTGGGTCCCGACGGCCCGGACGGCCCAGAGGAGAAGGGCCGGGATCGTGACCGGGACCGACGTCGAAGCCACCGCAGCGAGCGGGAGCGGCGCCGGGACCGAGATCGCGACCGGGACCGGGAGCACAAGCGGGGGGAGCGGGGCGGCGATCGGGGCAGGGATGAGGCCCGAGGTGGGGGTGGCGGTGGCCAGGACAACGGGCTCGAGGGTCTGGGCAACGACGGCCGAGACATGTACATGGAGTCCGAGGGAGGCGACGGGTATCTCGCTCCGGAGAACGGGTATCTGATGGAGGCTGCGCCGGAGTGAAGAGGCCGCTCACCGGCTGCTTGGACGTGTTCCTACTCTCCCTGCTGTCATCCTCTCCCCCACCTTCCTGGTCACCACCTAAATCTGCCAGCCAAGGGTAGGAGTCTCCTTATTTGTTTTGGTCTcttggatttaaaaataaaatttcttgttGATAATGGGTGCTTGGTTTCTTCACTGCTCTTACTGTCTTCCCCAGGAGGTTGTCACCTTCTGACTTTAGATGGCCCCACTCTGGTTGGTGTTCCAGGACTGGAACTGTATGAACTAAGGCTGGGGCTAGTCCTGGGACACGCGAGCTGTTTAAAATAGGGTAAGGAAGCCCTCCTTAAGGGTCCTTGATGCCTTTGTATCTTCCTTCCTTGCTTTTTTTCAGCGCTCCCACACATTTCTTGTGGAGCTGTTCATACCCCTAGCTGGGTGCGGGGATGGGGCTCTGGGCCATGTTTTCACAAAGGAAGCATGAGAGCAAGATAAAAaggtaaagagaaaagacaggctTGTCTATAAGTGGTATTGGGACAACTGGCcggcagctacatgtaaaagaaaaaacatcctcaatgccatatacaaaaataagatggattggggcttccctggtagtccagtggttaagaatctgcctgccaatgcaggggacatgggtttgatccctggtttggggatatcccacatgccaaggagctgCTCAGCCCAGGTGCCACAGTGAGAAAGCACTGCGATGAGAAGGCTGCACAGTGCagccccgcttgccacaactaaagaaagcccacatgcagcaggaGAGACCCAGTGCAGtgaaaatacagttttttaaaaaatggactgcTGACTTAAGTGTAAGACcaggtattaaaaataaaactagaggaCAACATAGaacacactctgacataaatcacagcaatactTTTTTGGAACCgactcctagagtaatggaaatagaagcaaaaataaatgggacctagttaaaagcatttgaacagcaaaggaatcaataaaatgaaaagacaacctacagaatgagaaaatattttcaaatacaaacaactcatattgctcaatatataaaatacaaacaacccagccaaaaatgggcagaagatctaaacaggcGTTTCTCCAAAGATGACGTACAGACGGCcaacaggcatgtgaaaagatgttcagtattgttaattattagggaaatgcaaattaaaaccacacgATCACCTCACAGCAGACAGAATGGCCGTCACCCAAAGTCTAcaaataagtgctggagagggtgtggataaagggaaccctcccacaccactggtaggaatgtaaattggtataaccactatggagaacagtgtggcagttcctttaaaaatacttttaaaaataactcaccatcccactcctgggcatatatgtccagaaaaaattacctgaaaagacatgcatcccaatgtacgtaggactatttacaatagcaaggggagttccctggcagtccagtggttaggacgccatactttcactgcaggaggcacaggttcaaaaAGACCTGCATGCCACGTGACTGAAgtgaaagttgtgtccaactctttgtgaccccatgatcgatacagtccatggaactttcctggccagaatattagagtgggttgccattctcttctccaggggatcttcccaatccaaggatcaaactggggtctcctgcattgcaggtggattctttaccagctgagctaccagggaatcccgaATGCCACATggagtggccaaaaaacaaaaaagataggaTAATAGCCAAGCCATGGGagcgacctagatgtccatcgacagaggaatggataaggaagatgtggacTATATATGccatagaatattactcaaccataaaaataatgaaatgccatttgtagcaacatggatgacctagagattatcatactaagtgaagtcaaaaggagaaagacaaatatgatactgtttatatgtgaaatcttaaaaaaaatgatacaaatgatgcatgctgtgtgcatgctaaattgcttcaggtAACTGAAGTCGCTAAagtaactctgtgaccccatggactggagcccaccaggctcctctgtccatagggattctctgggcaagaatactggagtgccttgccatgccctcctccagggcatcttctcaactcaggaatcgaacctgtgtctcttatgcctcctggattggcaggcatgctctttaccactagcgccacctgggaagccctgatacaaatgaacttgtttacaaaacggaaacagactcacagacacagaaaacaaatttatggttacccaaagggaaagggaggagagggataaattaggagttggggaTTAATAGATCAATAGatacacacaactatatataaaacaacaaggacctactatataacacagggaactatactcagtagatcttgtaataatctataatggaaaagaatctgaaaaagaatacatgtataactgaatcactgctgtacatctgaaacattgTAGatctgtacttcaattaaaaaaaacttaaaaaaaaattttaaagatgtaaaaagattgggtagagggacttccctggtggtcctgcagCTGACTCTCAGCTCCCAATGCACGGGGCCTGGATTTGAtggatccctgttcagggaactagatcccacatacagcaACTAAGACTTTGCATGCCGCAAGGAAGATAGAAGATCCTGTGtgttacaactaagacccagcatagcataaataaataaataaaataaaaatcaggtaGAGTGGAGGGTCCTCACAGGGCCAGGACAGAAAATGGCCTCCAGTTCATGATGGCAGGTTCACCTTCTGCGTTTTTACTTCCTAATGATAGCAGAGGAGTAACAAAGCAAGGTTTCGTCAGCGGTCGAGATGTCAGCACATTTCTGGATTAAAGATGAAATAGGACAGTGGCGAGAACACGTCAGTCTGGTGGCCACTTGAGAAGGGAGCCATCCACAGACCTTGGCAGAGAACTTACAGAGGCTCAGGACTGCAACTTCAGGTATAAGAAGgccgctgctgccgctgctaagtctagtcagtcgtgtccaactctgtgcgacctcatagacggcagcccaccaggctcccccgtccctgggataggAGACTTGAACAGGATTTGTACGCAGAACAATTGCACTCCGTTTCCACAATCAGAATGCCTAGGAGCTGGGCATTTGCAAATACAAGTTTCTCAGCCTGAAGGCAGAGTTGGCCTGATAATTAGAGGCAAACTGTCAGCGAAATCCAACTGCACACcccagtgttgttttttttttttaactgcctcAGTTTTTACAAGCATATAACCAAAGATCCCAGACATCTGGAAAAAATCTGCCAAAAGAGACCACAAGATAAATAGAGAAACTGGTCCTGGAGAAAACAGTTTAGggaataattgaaaaaaaaaaaaaaacaacttaattcTTCTAATTACTGTATTTTCATAGATACTCCAGATGTTGAAACCATACTTCTGGAGCTGGCTATGAAAAACAGCCCATTTTGGACTTTGCTGGCATAGTGTGagtgctacgtcacttcagtcacatctttgtgactctgtggaccatagcccgccaagAGACCAGGTACATAAAGACtagacaagggcttccctggtggctcagcggtaaagaatctgcctgccaatgcagcagacacagatttgatccctggtccaggaagatcccatgtagcttggagcaactaaatccatgcaccacaagtactgagcagCCCGGAAACTGCAGCTACTGCGCTCCCTGAcgtgtgctccgcaacaagaggagccactgcaacgagaagtccGCTTGCCGCAACTGGAGAAGGCCCGCacacagcgacaaagacccagcacagccataaataaatagataaaagactggacaaaacatataaaaggaactTGTGAAAGGCTTTGGGGAGCAAGCAATTGTAGGCCAGTTGAGGGGGTCTGATACCAGGAGGGGAAAGCACACAGAGGTGAGCTTCACATTCACtcccggtggctcagatagtgaagaacccccctgcagtgcgggagacctgggttcagtccctgggttgggaagatcccctggaggagggcatggcaacacactccagtattcttacctggagaatcccatggacagaggagcctggtgggctacagtctatggggtcacaaagagtcggacaaggctgagcgactaacatgttctttcacttttcccttgaGGATATTTGCCAATTATTGTGGCAGGACAGACTCAAAAAAGTGGTGGAAAAGACTCAGAAAGTGGCAATCCTCGACTGGGCTGAGCTGACAGAGTTTGGACCAGACAGTGGGACTTGAGGGAGAAACTCCCAGATGGGGCACTGAGTCCCAGAATGGACATGTAGTCTTCCCCGCAGGCATCTGCCAACTCCTAAGCAGCTCACTGTCCTTTCAAAACCCCCAGGGGGGCTCATCAGAAAGCACTAAAGGAGGCTAAGTTGCTGAGCAGCCATGTAACCCCGGGGGAGACAGGTTGGGGTTCCAGGCCTGCAGTGGAGAAATGGCTGTGCTTGAGGCTCCCAGAGTAACACAGTATTGGAGTCAGCTCACATGTGAAATAGACCAGGCCTAAGAAAAACCTAAAACCAGACCTCTCCCCTGCCAGAAGAAAACTTAACTTTCTTTGGAGGAAGGGAGAGCCTACGTGGTCTTTAGTacgatgtgtgtgtgtcttagtcgctcagtcatgtccaactctttgcgacctcctcGACTGTAagtcaccaggcttctctgtccatgggattctccaggcaagaatactggagtgggtcgctattcccatctccaggcaatctcccaacccagggatcgaaccagggtttcctgactccaggcagattctttaccatctgagtaacCAGAGGCTAACCCTTAGTGCCAAAACTTAGCATCTATTCAAGGAGAAAAAGACAATAAGAACACGTTGGAATTATCAGAGGCTGAAATAATTATGttcccaaaataaagaaaaaagaagaatttgACGAGATCTTTAAAACTGTAAAGTTTTAACAGGAATCTTAATAAAAAGTCTATTGGAAATTTCAGAACTGAAAACCATCTGCAATTAATTAGTAGACACATTTGGTAGTtgattgacttccctggtgcctcagacggttaagcgtctgtctacaatgtgggagacctgggttctatccctgggttgggaagttccctggagaaggaaatggcaatccactccagtactattgcctggaaaatcccatggacagaggagcctggtaggctacagtctatggggtcgcaaagagtcggacacgaccgagcgatcTTCACCATTGGTAGTTGATTAGATACTAGACGTGCAAGAGGAAAAAAGCATTAGAGGAACTTTCTTGAAGGACAAATCTTGCAATCTTTGTTTCCCCCCAACAATCTTTTTAGGAAGTTATTAATAACGGGGTATATACTTTACCGAAATGAGGGATTTAAAAAGAGATGATCCAGTTCAGCAGAGCAGTGGAGGGATATCCCAGGATGGCAGTTTCTTGGTCCAGATTGGAGTCAGAGGATTAAAGTTTACAAGAAGCTTCAGGATAAAAAGAGTCAATAAAGTATGTGTTGTGATGCAGAGtttgaaagaaattaagaatgcgatgaaagaaacaaaatagataGACAttacaggggggaaaaaatggaagctgTTCAAGAAAGGAAATGTAATCACAGGACAATACTTGAGCTCATACAGCAAACAGTAAGTATCGAATACTTAGACATAATGTGAGCCTTTTATTGACTGACCTAAAAACTGGTACCATAAAACTACCATGGGAAGAGAGGGGAAAGGTTGTAAGAGCAGAAAATCAATATGTAATATATTGCTAACACCTAAAATTGAAAAATTGAGAAATGATATGTTACTTAGCTACAGAAGCAACGAGCGGGTGAAACAGCCACACCTTACTGCCTCTTGCAGTGAGGAGAATCGGGACGGGGACAGAGGCTGGTGCTTTCcgttttgtgtgtgcgtgtgggttgttttgtttttattttttaattttcttggcctccacacacggcacgtgggatcttcgttccctgaccaaggatcaaacccacaccccttgctttagaagtgcagagtcttaaccactggaccaccaggaaagccccatgggGCTGGTGCTTTTCAATATTCATCCTTCTAGGTCAtgtactgctatatttaaaatggataaccaacaaggacctacctactgtacagcacatggaactcggCTCAAAGTCATGCGCCAGCTTGGATGGGggtggtttgggggagaatggatacatgtgtgtgtatgcctgagtccctttgctgttcacctgaagcaACCACgacattattaatcagctataccccaatacaaaataaaacgtttgggaaaagattaaaatggACAAAAATATTTATCCtcctgtattatttcattttgttttaaagtccatAACTATGTtctgttctttgttgttgttaaaatgaaaagagaaaaatactatGACGGCAAGAGGGTAAACAAACCTGCTCCAGTCCTCTCACTTTGCAAAAACCCCTTTCTGGATTCCATCCCACTAATGGTGAGGTTAACTGAGGATGCACTTTCTGCATCCGATGATGGTTGAACTACAGCCAGGCTTCTCCAGCCTCGTCTGCATCTACATGTCTCTGACTCTCTAGAGCATCTGACACCACTGCTCACTTCCTTTTACAAAAACACTCTCTTCTTGTGGTTCTCCCAGTTgagttttcctcctacctttcTGGCCAttctttgtcttcttcctgacttttATACAATAGGAGTTTTGAGGACTCAGTCCTCAATCCTCTTCATTCTATATTCTCTTCTCTCTAGCATACTTGTCCACTCTTCTGGTGTTATTTACCACCTTGGCCTAAATTCTCAGAACTGCTTGCAGGCTTGGTTTACTGCACCAGCTCCTCACAGTCAAAATATCCACTGTCCCGTCACCAGCACAGACCATCTTAGCAAAAGGCTCCACACGCACCTTaatatccccttctcctccgcctcTCAGGCCTCATATACAATAAAGACACATCCAAACATCTCCAAATCTGTCCACATACCCTCCACGCCTCTGCTCATCACAGGATTACAGGGATGACCTCCTGATCTGTCCCCCTGATCCCAGTTTTGCTCCCATCCAATCCAGTCTCCACACAGTGTCCACGGTGATCTTAACATACACATGTGACCATGGCATTTTACTCTTAGGAGTTACCATGAAGTCCAAAATCCTCAGCATGAATAAGCCAACACACAAGGCAGTGCATCAGTTATATCCTGTCAATCTTTCCGCCTTCCTCATAAACCACTCCAGTCCTTACTCTGCTATCCTGCCATGGGGGCTCTTTCTGCCTGGAAAGTGACCCATGCTGCCTCTCTTGAAGATCTTACCTCCAAGGACTTTCCACCAGTGTCCCTCCTACATCGTCACCTCCCTACTCTCATATCTGTCTACCCGCCTCCAGCACCACCCGCGTCATAGAATAAGCTCTAGGAGGgcagtgggcttagttgccctgctcACCATTGTATCCATGATCTTGGGCCCAATGTGtgacatagttcagttcagtcgctcagtcgtgttcgactatttgagaccccatggaccgcagcacgccaggcctccctgtccatcaccaactcccggagtttactcaaactcatgtccattgagtcggtgatgccattcaacaatctcattctctcgtcccgtctcctcctgccttcaatctttccacaATGAATGTAGAAAAAACGGATAGAAAGGAGACAGACAGGTGAGGCGGGCAGGACAGACAGATGAGATGGAAGGTGGTGCAGACAGACAGAAGCTGCAATAGGAGGGGTCACTAACCCAACAGCCGTGTGGGGTCTGAGGGAAGGGGAGCGAGACAGGACCCGAGGCGGGTGGGCAGGCGCGCGCGCGCCGGGCCCCGCTTCCGCAGGGAGCGCTCGTCGCCGGGGCGTGGCCTCGCGAAGCCCCGCCCTCCTCGCCGGCGACCGGCAGGCGGGTGCCTCGCAGCGGCGGCGCGGACATGGCTGCGCTGGTGGAGCCGCTGGGGCTGGAGCGGGGTAAGTGCGCCCCGCGGCCCTGCCCACCCGGCCCCGGGTCTGCATCCCGGTATCCCGCCCCTCCCCCGGCAAGACCCCGGCGGGTGGGCGGGCCCGGCGGgagtgggcggggcggggcgccgAGAGTCGGGCCGTCGGAGAGTGTGGGAGGGTCCGTGGGCGAGCGGGCCGGGGAGAGGGCGCCCGCTGCACGCACACCTCTGCGCGGGTGTCTATGGGGATCCCGGGCACGCAGGGCGCCCAGCTGGCCGCAGTCTCTCCTCTGCCACCTGCGGCGACTCTGCGG carries:
- the SNRNP70 gene encoding U1 small nuclear ribonucleoprotein 70 kDa isoform X2; amino-acid sequence: MTQFLPPNLLALFAPRDPIPYLPPLEKLPHEKHHNQPYCGIAPYIREFEDPRDAPPPTRAETREERMERKRREKIERRQQEVETELKMWDPHNDPNAQGDAFKTLFVARVNYDTTESKLRREFEVYGPIKRIHMVYSKRSGKPRGYAFIEYEHERDMHSAYKHADGKKIDGRRVLVDVERGRTVKGWRPRRLGGGLGGTRRGGADVNIRHSGRDDTSRYDERDRDRDRERERRERSRERDKERERRRSRSRDRRRRSRSRDKEERRRSRERSKDKDRDRKRRSSRSRERARRERERKEELRGGGGGGGDMAEPSEAGDAPPDDGPPGELGPDGPDGPEEKGRDRDRDRRRSHRSERERRRDRDRDRDREHKRGERGGDRGRDEARGGGGGGQDNGLEGLGNDGRDMYMESEGGDGYLAPENGYLMEAAPE
- the SNRNP70 gene encoding U1 small nuclear ribonucleoprotein 70 kDa isoform X1; translation: MTQFLPPNLLALFAPRDPIPYLPPLEKLPHEKHHNQPYCGIAPYIREFEDPRDAPPPTRAETREERMERKRREKIERRQQEVETELKMWDPHNDPNAQGDAFKTLFVARVNYDTTESKLRREFEVYGPIKRIHMVYSKRSGKPRGYAFIEYEHERDMHSAYKHADGKKIDGRRVLVDVERGRTVKGWRPRRLGGGLGGTRRGGADVNIRHSGRDDTSRYDERPGPSPLPHRDRDRDRERERRERSRERDKERERRRSRSRDRRRRSRSRDKEERRRSRERSKDKDRDRKRRSSRSRERARRERERKEELRGGGGGGGDMAEPSEAGDAPPDDGPPGELGPDGPDGPEEKGRDRDRDRRRSHRSERERRRDRDRDRDREHKRGERGGDRGRDEARGGGGGGQDNGLEGLGNDGRDMYMESEGGDGYLAPENGYLMEAAPE